The following DNA comes from Centroberyx gerrardi isolate f3 chromosome 4, fCenGer3.hap1.cur.20231027, whole genome shotgun sequence.
GAGCAGGGCGGCTATGGACGGTGTGGAGGAGAGTGAGGAGTTTCGGCTGCTCAAGGCTTACTGTACCAGGAGGAACCGGCCCTCATTCCGGTCAGGCTTCAGCACGAAGAAGAGCACGTCATCTGGGGGGGCTTGCTCTTTTTTTGCGGACGCATTGGGAAGTGAGTGATATGTTTTGTTAAAAGAGCGTAATAACAATTTGAATTGCCTCTAAATTTGCTACCAGCCTGTGCGCAGCAAATTCtacaaaaaaagatgaatatatTGAGATACTTCTTCTTGTATTCATGTTGGCGTATTGACAGCACCTTTGCTCAGTGATCTGTGCTCTGTGGGTGCTGCAGTGGGTGTTGTTCGAATGGGTGTTGTTGGAGTCGACGGCCTCTTGGACAGATCAAAGGGCCAAGATGGTGAGCATCCCAACATGCATGTCATACCTGGTCAAGTttatcaaattttatttatatagcacatttcatacgaTGTAGCCCCAAAATGCTTTACAAACACGGTTAAAAACAGTTTAGGGTCATGAAAAAGACCAAGGCCAATAGCAGAGACAACATAACAACACCATAAAGAGACACAAGAAGAGGAGAACTGAAATGAATCAAAAGCAGCagttaaaatgtgtgttttcatgttctcTTAAAACCCTCTAGTAAATTAGTAAGGACATTTAGGTTTGCCATTGTTAATAAAACTGAGgattcagttgtgtgtgtgtgtgtgtgtgtgtgtgtgtgtgtgtgtgtgtgtgtttctgtttgttgctctttgtgtgtgtgtgtgtgtgtgtgtgtgggtctgtctTTAGCCAGTTCGCTGAGCGGTGTGGCAGACAGGCTGGCACAGATCGCTGACTCAGCACCGATCTCTCAAGCAGACCTGACAGCAGCCGGCGTGGAAGACCAAGATGGTGGATTTCCCCTCTCACATTGTTTCATATCATAAGGAAGTCCAACCATACAGTCAAATCACAGTCATCTGACTCATAAATAGTGTGCTGCACCGGGCCGGACCCACGATCAAAATATCCCTTGGGGAACGACTCGGAGACCTAGAAGGGTTCTCAGTTACATCATGTGATTGTGCACTTATGCATACTTGACACCTGCATATCTGTCTGCCTTGTTTAGCCTTGAGGtgtgatcccttattgatttttattggaGTGATGGATGATCCACTGTCATATTCCCCTAgagtacatacatacaaacatggTAAGAGATCAGCAGGGCCTCACATGGACAGAGCAAAACATACTGTGAAAAGTAAATGTTACATATCATTCTACATATGAGAATATTTAATTCCCATATGAGAAACTAATAGCTGGCattaaagtaaaactcactgtgGAATATAATTCACATCTCACCATCTTGATCCCTTACTTTAAGAACATGTAATTATCTatgattttaaaatattgagCAACAACAGATGACATTTTTTTACCCAAAATGGATATGAAGCATTTTTGCATTAAAtccacatatacagtatttgataTTATGTGGCTATGTGCAATCAAGCAGCATGGCATACAGTATGGTTGCAGCAGGTAGTCTATCTAGGTGACAAATTGAAATTTAGAAATAGAAATTAGGTTTAAAATTATCATTGTTATCAGATACTGTATACATGTTATATAGAATGCATTGTATATACAATTCATGATACAGATTTGACCCACCTCTTGTTTTGCTGCAGAGATTGTTAAGAAACTGGTGGAGTTGCTGAAAACATCTGGAGATGTGATGGACGAGcaggtgtgtgttcacatgtaaTAATGTTTTGTATACAATATtaaaagtggtaatcctcgagatcctcatatttattatttaggtggcatctttggtgctcagcgctcattgctgtggtgtttctgcactgcacttcccagagatcacctgtcagtcaaacagtgtgggcggagcttgaaGCTTTACTTATCCAAAAcgaactgctgttgctgctggaaatgtaaaacacaatcACTTCCTTTTTCCAGAAAAGACCTACCAGAAACCAGGTATTGGGTAcaggctgaatcactattgtgttatatcaatcagagaTGTATTGATATAAcactttccaagcatgaggaactgctggctatcagatgtcaacaccAGTCTCCTTATACCCCTAAAACCTTGCGTTTTGGTGTTGTTTCCTGTtgttggttcagattacgttctcactcacTGTTTGGTGTGAACGTGCCCttacatttaatacatagtGAGGctgtgtatgtaatgtaatgtaatatttaCAGGAGTAGACCTCATACATCACCACACGCATCACTACAACCTGTCTGACTCATCCATGTGTTCACTCCGCTGTCACGATCTCACCGCAcattttcctccctttccttccattTCAGATCAAGCAGAACGAGTTCCTCCAAGAGCGGCTCCAAAACTTCTTTGACTATGCCTTGTTTGAGAAGTTGACCTCCAGCCTGCAGAGCCTGGTAGACCTGGGTCAGGCAGGGTCCGAGGACAGGATCCAGAGGAAGAAGATTGCCTGGGCCTTTGAGGTGACCAGCAGGCTGTCAGCCATAGACGTCGTCCCCAGGAGACGAGCCCTGAGCTTCGGGGAGCGCTACCTCCGCCAGCATCACTCTGCCTGGATCCAACAGCATGGAGGCTGGGTGAGCGACCTTTAGATTGGTAAAAGGGGGGCGGCAGCATTAGCCTAAAGATTACAGACAGGTGGGATATCCTGGTGACTCAGTTGGCTAATGCTTAATTTATAATTGAATGGTAACGGTGGTCGCAGAGGTCCTCAGGGTGGCTGCGGCACTTGCAGAGGGTCTCAGAGAGGGATATGTTGATTGGCTTTTCAGAGAGGTGAGGCAAGATTTTTGGTGAAAACACTACCACACATCCACCGTGGCTCTAAATACAAGTCATCTGAGATGGACCAATTTGAAGAGAGGTTAGCGAAGCAAGTTTGTCTCTATGACCCACCTTCTGGTGATTACAAGAAAATATAACCATGAATTCCTGGGGAGAAAATGCTGAAGTGATGCAATCCGATACTGAATAATGCACCAGAAAGTTGAAAAACCTTAGGGCCAGATAAAAGCTAGCTAAAACAAAACGAGTACATGCTCTGCGCACCTAGGCGCAATCATAGGGTGCAATTTTGACAGCATGGTTGCCGGTTCAAATTCCCAAAGAGCCTGGTAAAATCCTCCCTTGCTAACTACTGTTGAGATGCCCTCTGGCAAGGCACTTAATCCTAAAtgctccagtggagcagctcaATGGCCAACAGTGTAAGACTTTGGTTGTACTAGGGGAACATAGAGCTGGGTATCGTCTGCATAGCACTGAAACAGGACATTGTGCTTACGAATAATGTTGCCAAGAGGGAGCATATAGATAGAGAATAGTGGAGGGCCAAGAAGTGACTCCTGAGGGACGCCACAGGTGAGTCTCActacagaagaagaagcgtTCCCAGCAACTACAGAGAAATTCCTCCCTGTGAGATAGGATTTGAACAGATTCAGAGCAGTATCAGTGATGCCACCCCAATTTTCAAGAAAGTAATGATACGAGGGCACTAATTAACTAAAACCAGGAAACGATATACATCTTGTGCAATCACATAGATCAAATCACGGGAATGAGGTCCATCTCATACACGTGATACCATCCCGGCCTCAATGTAGTAAATTGTGGCCTggaaatatacattttattctcCTGTATAATGCTAAAATGATTCTGAAGATGTTTCTGGAGTGTGTTGTCTTCTTCGTCCCATCTAGGAAAAAGCGTTCGACAGTGACGACATTGACTGAACTTCCACTGCACAGACCACAACGGATTCCCAGGAAGTCACCATTCATTCCAGAGATGCAAGCCATGATGTTTgtcctgactttttttttttcctttttttatcatgtattttttggCATCATGGACAGTAGTGTAGTTGTACAGAGCAATGTTAATTTAATTGAGAAAATACGTGACGATTCCAGCATGTTATTGTTATCATGTACTTGTGAGCCATCAGACATAAGAAAGTTATTTTTATGTCTAGAGACATCAATCtgtatgttcacacacacacacacacacacacacacacacacacacacacacacacacacacaaggcataTTCAAGGCAGCTTATTTTGATGTTCATTTTATATCAGTCGTGTGCCGGAAGAAAATGAATACAAAGGAATATGCTTCACACCAAACACCAACACGCTAAATAGTTTTTAATGCATAATTTACACttttatatatactttttcATAGGTTTGCACTGTACAGAAACTAAAATCACAATTTTTTACGAACTTTCAAACATTTACACTATGGTTTGTGTCAATCATATAGTGGTGAGACAAGCTATGTGAACTGCTGATGATTTGTTGCTTGGCTGTTTGGAATAAAATAAGATCATCCAGTGAATCTTAATCTTGATAAGATTTTGATGCGACACAAATTATTCAAAAGGTTGCTGCCGTTTCATCATTTAAGAGATGAAAAACCACAGTAGCCCTGCTGAAAAAGTAAGTAAGCCTTTACTTGTAGAATCCCATTTAGACAAGATTATGGCTCCTTGTACTCTGGGGAAATATTTATCTTGTTCTTCAGTGCTAATTTGCTAAACTAATCCCCCCTGTTTAAACCAAATGAGAAAATTAGCCTGTCAGATTAACAATCATGAATGAGCCATTTCCATCAAGAAGCACAGTGAGTTAGAAGCACACAGATTTGCCCAAACATGTCCATAATGCAaatcaaaagagaaaataaaaccacatATGAAAGGGAGCAAGCAACATGGCCATCCCAGTATTTTCAAATACAACTGTATCTTTTGGAAGAAGCTAAAAACATGAGGAAGAGAGGCCGGCCAACAACTTTATCACTGTAGCAGACGACTGGGCAGCAAATCTGGTATTGATTACATTTTACCAATAAGAGTTCTCTTACCTTTTCAACAAGAATACTGCAATTCTACATTTCTGGATTAGCTACATAAAGGTGcttcatgtagcattttaacatcaataaattattaccacattcattttgagacattagtataattaccataaacagaTGAGACCATCGCAGAGgagactgtcagcctctaccggcctctactctactctgcacatttatattttgtgccgcctggtggatctggagggaaatctgctggatcgctttacggcacaaaacaggaagaggttctgttcttccagagcaaacggagctaaagctgaaagagtttctggcagcagatggtggaaggagggaaaggaagatggagaaatcacttccaacttgatcctcttcagggagggggagggggggggcaggaagtgatggggcttatgggaaatgtagtcttaatttggagaaacactggCACTAACAATAcgactggtgtgagatagaggagaccaatcgtctccaccatgctctcatttgtttacggtaacaataatatattaatgcttcaaaatgcaacacattAGCACCTTTAATGGAAATCTCCTCAGCCTAGGCttaacatttctttttaatcatttatgttaaattatttttaagttttactGATATTGGAAGTTACAGAGTGATCAATTTTCTAATTATTAATCCAAATGgacaaaaaagacaaactaGCTGGGCTTGAAAGTTGAAATGTTCATCatgtgaaaaatatatattttttgtcactttcatgtgttttactcatattataatatttaattGTTCTGTGCATTTTAcaaatgttgtttgttgtttgcatgtaaattTAGCTCAGATAAGCAAATGAACACAGCTGCAATGACCACTGTTCTCAGATCTGCTGCTTAAGCGCTGTTGTGTGTTAATGTTTAAATCGCTGTCGGAGCTCGACGAAACAGGAGCGAACTTCACATGCCAACCTTAACCGGCTTCATATGCCCAGATACGTGTTCATCTTGCCCAGGGCGTCGCACACGGTGGTGAGGTCGCTGCGGAGGTCCTGCACCACGTTCTCGATACTCCTGGTGTCTTTGAGCAGGTCGATGCTCTGGGTGTAGGGGTTGTAATACACCGAGAACGGACGCTTTATCATCTTGGCAAACTCCCtgtcagggaaaaaaacacagagcagaATCAAGGAGATGTGAAATAGCAAAAGTCCAGAGCTGAGCAGACTGGTTTCCTCACACAGGAAGTTCATCTTCCTCACGGGGACCATGAGGAAGGGAATCAGTGTGATGATAGGAGATGATGCGAGAGAAGGCTGCAGACAAGAAACGCAGCTCTCTCCTCTATAGTAGACTACTGTATTGGTGGGAATATATTATAGACGGATATATTTTAATTCTAATATTCAAAACAGTCACTTAACGGGGCCTGGCCTTTCTAATGCTGGAGGATAGCAACTAACTAAAGACTCCTTTGAAAGAATGAGAATACTGTTGCTGACAGGATCCTCTATGTTTCAAAGAtattaaataataaacaaaaaaataaatatataataactaaataatgatgtttttttgtagtttttttctATAATTGAACCTGAACTTCAATtcaaagctgcattaggcaattTTGCTAGCCCCAAATGGCATGAGAGGTAACATTAAGGacttcaacacccagaaatcatgtaagaTGACATCAGTAACCTGTTTTCTCCTCAGTGTCTGGTGGAGTGGAGGTGGTGAGGAGGTTCAGAGTCCACTTaagtgatttaggctgataaaatgaaggtgtatttttacatagacgtcttgcctggtgcagctttaagaacGCTAAATGTTTCTACCACAGCTTCCTGTCGCACAGTGCGagcttgtgttgtttttgttaccGCATCTTCTCCTTGGCCTCCTCGAAGCTCTCAGAGACAAAGTAGACTTCCTGGAAGGTGGTGATGAGACACTCCTGGTGGCAGGTCGTCCGCGGGTCAAACATCTTCACACAGGCCTTATCGGAcagggcatgctgggaaacgaacagagagggggaggggcatcggtgtgtgtgtcgtaTCCATACTACTGCTCACCAGGTGAAGAAATCACAATCGTAGGCTACACTAATGTATGAGCACTGTGATagtgatgcagtgtgtgtgtgtgtgtgtgtgtgtgtgtgtgtgtgtgtgtgtgtgtgtgtgcacgcgttgTTTACCCTCAGTTCTCCAATAGAAGACAGTAAACCGGCCCCATAAGCTCTTAGCTGACCTTCTTGTTTGCACAGCCCGAACTCAATAGTGAAGAAATAGCACTGTTCAAAATACACAACACATACTGTTATTATACACtgagtatagtatagtatagtatagtatagtacagtatagtatagtatagtatagtatagtacagtatagtatagtatagtatagtatagtatagcatagtatagtacATAGTCATTATGTAAATGTTGATTTGAAACAAGGAAAAACATATTGTATTATCTAAAGGaaagtaatacattttattatacaAAATTAGAATAagtttattgtattttcaacATGTTATATTCATGttatacacattttattttctgttccaGCATATGCTCTGTTCTAGTTTTTAAAAACATGCACCATGCATCTTAGGACCCATAAGAGACCGTGACTTTTGTGGAAATTCATGTTGCTGAATGTTCATTTTCAGACTCACCGTTGCCAGTTTCTGTACATCCTCGTCCGACGCTCCCAGAGACGCCAGGCCGATCTCCTGGGAGAACTGGGCGAACTTCGGGTCAGCGAGAAGCGGCACGTGGCCCAGCAGCTCGTGACACGTGTCGCTGTGCCGCAAATACAAAGAGCATCGGAAATAAGCAGAAAAAAACCAGAACTTTTTCAGCTTAAGGTTTTATCTTTATCTACTGTTTCCAGCTGTTTCTACACTagaaaacaaaatccaaaatggctcCACTGGGGCTGCTCAGTGGAAGACTGCGGtggtactgggcagctcccagtgtgaatgtgtggaactgtatgaatgtgaaacatAGTGGggctgaaaaactgaaaaagcatATGTGCTCCATCAATCGttcctggatgaataaaggatAACAAGTAACATGTAACATGccgtcccccatgaatgatgcaggcagcttttgggccaatcagtaacaagatgcatcatccctccaagtttcaacAAAATCAGTCCAATgctgtagcagttatggccttacaaatttaacattttaacagcgcccccatcaggccaatcagtgtattaTGTGTACAaagctttttttcagtgcaggAGTGCAAATATGATTTGAGAGATGTTTGTAAGTTTACCGTACAAAAAGCTAAAAAAGGGATTAAAAGGAGATGTATTTCTATTGTTGGGGTTAAATTATGGAACAATGTTAATATAAATTTAAGAATGTGTAACTCGCTTTTGGTTTTCAAAAGAATGGTTTATAAAGCTATTTTTGAGGGTTACAAGTgtgaatgatttttattttattattattttttatttctggagGGTAGCTTCAATTGATAAGAATGTAGGATAGGCATATATAAGCATTATGCTTCTGCCTGTGCCTTTTCAGTCACTACTTAATACATagattgttgattttgtttatactgtCTCGACTGTTTATACTTATTGTATATTagattgtatattgtatatattgtttatacttattgtattgtgtgtgatgactgaataaaatactactactaaaatactactactactactactactactactactatttttgtaaaacaccagaacacagtgccaaaatgcatcatcccccTAAGTCTCATCCAAATCACTTCCTCCCGCAGTGTATTTTGGTGGCAGGGATGAAAGAAGAAATGGCAGCACAGAtataaaagtttaaatattGTGCTGCAGTGAGAGTTCAGGCTGAGGAGACCAACTTACGGTTCGGGGGTGTACAGAGGGTCGGTGCTGTGGCGGACATACTGGGTGCAGTTAAACACTCTGTAGGCCAGACCGGCCAGGAAATCCCTGGGAGACAAATATCCTGCCACCGGCCGCACCGTGAAGCCAGACCTCTCTGAAACCAACAGGACAAGTGAATTAATGAAACACCTATCAGTCTTTCTTTCTATGTAAGTGTatactgccagtcaaaagtttggggacatcATATTTTTCgttatttttaccattttccacattttagaataatagtaaagacatcaaaagtatgaaataacaaatggaattatgcagtgaccaaaaaagtgttaataaacaaatcaaaactatcttatatttttagattctttaaagcagccgccctttgccttgatggaaaggctttggaaagaaattcatacataggatcaa
Coding sequences within:
- the LOC139915909 gene encoding apoptosis facilitator Bcl-2-like protein 14 yields the protein MESRAAMDGVEESEEFRLLKAYCTRRNRPSFRSGFSTKKSTSSGGACSFFADALGTPLLSDLCSVGAAVGVVRMGVVGVDGLLDRSKGQDASSLSGVADRLAQIADSAPISQADLTAAGVEDQDEIVKKLVELLKTSGDVMDEQIKQNEFLQERLQNFFDYALFEKLTSSLQSLVDLGQAGSEDRIQRKKIAWAFEVTSRLSAIDVVPRRRALSFGERYLRQHHSAWIQQHGGWEKAFDSDDID